In bacterium, one genomic interval encodes:
- the thyA gene encoding thymidylate synthase — protein sequence MRQYLDLLQDILENGVRKDDRTGVGTQSVFGRQLRFNLTDGFPLVTTKKVFVRGVIVELLWFLRGDTNIQFLIQNGVNIWNDWAFQKYLEANDLANRFERSSETWRDEVKLFAERIKTDDEFACLYGELGPIYGKQWVRWESRDGEEINQVAQAVDLIKTDPTSRRIIVCGWNVGELQELIRARHHAPPSCHTLFQFMVIGDSLSCQLYQRSADMFLGVPFNIASYALLTMMMAHVTGLKPGEFIHTFGDAHIYLNHLEQVREQLAREPRELPQMKLASGVRDIFGFVYDDFTLDGYDPWPAIRAPIAV from the coding sequence ATGCGCCAGTACCTTGATTTACTGCAGGATATTCTGGAGAATGGTGTGCGGAAAGATGACCGTACCGGCGTTGGCACGCAGAGCGTGTTCGGGCGGCAACTCCGTTTTAATCTCACTGACGGCTTTCCGCTCGTAACGACAAAGAAAGTGTTCGTTCGAGGCGTCATAGTGGAACTTTTGTGGTTCTTGCGTGGCGATACGAACATTCAATTTTTAATCCAGAACGGTGTCAACATCTGGAACGACTGGGCGTTTCAAAAGTACCTCGAAGCGAATGATTTGGCAAATCGCTTCGAGCGGTCATCGGAGACATGGCGTGACGAAGTCAAGTTGTTTGCCGAGCGTATCAAGACGGACGATGAATTTGCGTGTCTCTACGGCGAGCTCGGGCCGATCTACGGTAAGCAGTGGGTACGCTGGGAGTCTCGGGATGGGGAGGAGATCAATCAAGTTGCGCAAGCAGTTGACCTGATCAAAACCGACCCGACATCGCGACGCATCATTGTGTGTGGGTGGAACGTCGGCGAGCTCCAGGAACTCATCCGGGCGCGCCATCACGCGCCGCCGTCGTGTCATACGCTTTTTCAATTTATGGTGATCGGCGATTCGCTGTCATGCCAGCTCTATCAGCGTAGCGCGGATATGTTTCTCGGCGTGCCGTTCAATATCGCCTCGTACGCGCTGCTCACGATGATGATGGCGCACGTGACCGGACTCAAGCCAGGTGAGTTTATCCATACGTTCGGCGACGCGCACATTTATCTTAACCACCTCGAGCAGGTGCGCGAGCAGCTCGCAAGAGAGCCGCGAGAGCTGCCGCAGATGAAACTCGCGAGCGGTGTGCGGGACATTTTTGGCTTTGTCTACGATGATTTTACGCTTGATGGCTACGATCCGTGGCCAGCGATTCGGGCGCCTATAGCAGTATAG
- a CDS encoding bifunctional 5,10-methylenetetrahydrofolate dehydrogenase/5,10-methenyltetrahydrofolate cyclohydrolase has translation MLVEGKKIADDIRCELAERIVALGRQLILAVIQVGSERATEKFIERKKKFGEAVGVAVVVYQFPSDVAEDALAAEVRAIGEDPAVGGLIVQLPLPIEINGGAVLECIPPEKDVDALSSTSRVLAPVAGAVAEIFTRYSIDPRGKKAVVVGEGRLVGKPVADWLRRAGALVETVSLEMTREMRSSTQRADIIVSGAGVPRLITPEFIKDDVVLIDAGTSESDGVLVGDIDPACAEKAALYTSVPGGVGPVTVAKLFENLVILAGG, from the coding sequence ATGCTCGTGGAGGGTAAAAAAATTGCGGACGACATCAGGTGTGAGCTTGCGGAGCGGATTGTCGCGCTCGGGCGGCAATTGATTCTCGCGGTGATTCAGGTCGGCTCGGAGAGGGCGACTGAGAAATTTATCGAGCGCAAGAAAAAATTTGGCGAAGCCGTGGGCGTTGCGGTTGTCGTGTACCAGTTTCCGTCCGATGTGGCGGAGGATGCGCTCGCGGCTGAGGTGAGAGCGATCGGCGAGGATCCTGCCGTCGGCGGCCTTATCGTGCAGCTGCCGCTGCCGATTGAGATCAACGGGGGCGCGGTGCTCGAGTGTATTCCGCCGGAGAAGGACGTGGATGCACTCTCAAGCACTTCGCGCGTACTCGCGCCGGTTGCAGGCGCGGTTGCGGAAATTTTTACGCGCTACAGTATTGACCCACGCGGGAAGAAAGCAGTCGTCGTCGGAGAGGGGCGGCTCGTGGGGAAGCCGGTCGCCGATTGGCTGCGAAGAGCGGGTGCGCTCGTCGAGACGGTTTCGCTCGAGATGACGAGAGAGATGCGCTCCTCTACCCAGCGCGCAGATATTATTGTCTCTGGTGCCGGTGTGCCGCGGCTCATTACGCCGGAGTTCATCAAGGATGACGTCGTGCTCATCGACGCCGGCACTTCGGAGAGCGACGGCGTGCTTGTCGGCGACATTGATCCTGCCTGCGCGGAGAAAGCGGCGCTCTATACGAGCGTGCCGGGGGGAGTGGGGCCGGTGACGGTTGCGAAGCTGTTTGAGAACCTTGTTATATTGGCTGGAGGCTAA
- a CDS encoding dihydrofolate reductase: MGEEQQRQTLNIIAAVARNGVLGKRGGLPWYLPEDLKMFRKRTMGSPVIMGRRTFDSLMAMRGKPLDGRTNIVVTRQRKFSVPEGVFVVRSLDEAFKIAAEQPSVHDDVFVAGGGEIYALALPLAERFYLTEVDADPDGEVYFPLWQRFVPQCTHPEWKCIATEKWRRDEASDTRFRFLTLQRKLPVTASFEQACGPCRDHPEENN; the protein is encoded by the coding sequence ATGGGGGAAGAGCAACAAAGACAGACGCTGAATATAATCGCCGCCGTGGCGCGAAACGGCGTCCTCGGCAAGCGCGGTGGGCTGCCGTGGTATCTGCCCGAGGATTTGAAGATGTTCCGCAAGCGCACGATGGGCTCGCCGGTTATTATGGGACGGCGTACGTTCGATTCGCTTATGGCGATGCGCGGCAAGCCGCTCGACGGACGCACGAACATTGTGGTGACGCGACAGCGTAAGTTCTCTGTGCCCGAAGGCGTCTTTGTCGTGCGCTCACTTGACGAGGCGTTCAAGATTGCCGCCGAGCAGCCGAGCGTGCATGACGATGTATTCGTCGCGGGCGGTGGGGAGATCTACGCGCTCGCGCTGCCTCTCGCCGAGCGCTTCTATCTCACCGAAGTTGACGCGGATCCAGATGGCGAGGTGTATTTTCCGCTCTGGCAGCGTTTCGTGCCGCAGTGTACGCACCCGGAGTGGAAGTGCATCGCCACCGAGAAGTGGCGCCGCGATGAGGCGAGTGACACGCGTTTCCGATTTCTGACGCTGCAGCGGAAGCTTCCTGTGACCGCTTCGTTTGAACAGGCGTGTGGTCCGTGTCGGGACCACCCAGAGGAGAACAATTGA
- the glyA gene encoding serine hydroxymethyltransferase, translated as MVDKQIKKLVKLEAARQIGVINLIASENYISDGVLTALASPFINKYAEGYPGARYYQGNSVVDEVEWLCIERALKLYKLSPQKWHVNVQSLSGAPANFALYYALVPLGEKIMGLALDSGGHLSHGHKVSLTGKLWSQVPYGVSRIDERLDYDEIRAIALRERPKMIVTGYTAYSRIIDFKKFRAIADECGALLHVDMSHFAGLVAGGVYPSPFRYADTVMTTTHKTLRGPRSAIIFVREEHAKKLDKTIFPGMYGGPHMNQIAAVAVCLFEATQPSFKRYAAQVVKNSKVLARSLQSLGWRIISGGTDTHLFLVDTWMEGKGIGGKEAAERLEAAEIIVNKNAIPFDTRPPTDPSGIRLGTAAETTRGKKKEDMIEIAERIDSCLKS; from the coding sequence ATGGTTGACAAACAAATTAAAAAACTTGTCAAGTTAGAAGCGGCACGCCAGATAGGCGTGATTAATCTTATCGCATCAGAGAATTATATCTCAGACGGTGTTCTCACAGCGCTTGCCTCGCCCTTTATCAATAAGTATGCCGAGGGGTACCCGGGCGCGCGATATTATCAGGGTAATAGTGTGGTAGACGAGGTTGAGTGGCTCTGCATAGAGAGGGCGCTCAAACTTTATAAACTGTCGCCCCAAAAATGGCACGTCAATGTGCAGTCGCTCTCCGGTGCACCTGCAAATTTTGCACTCTATTATGCGCTTGTGCCTCTTGGCGAGAAAATCATGGGTCTCGCGCTCGACAGCGGCGGGCATCTCTCCCACGGGCACAAAGTCTCGCTCACCGGAAAGCTTTGGAGCCAAGTGCCCTACGGCGTGAGCCGGATAGACGAGCGGCTCGACTACGATGAGATCCGCGCCATTGCGCTCCGCGAGCGGCCGAAGATGATTGTCACGGGCTACACCGCCTACTCGCGCATTATTGATTTTAAGAAATTCCGCGCCATCGCGGACGAGTGCGGCGCTCTGCTTCACGTCGACATGTCACACTTTGCCGGGCTTGTCGCCGGTGGGGTATACCCATCGCCGTTTCGCTACGCCGACACCGTGATGACGACGACGCATAAGACACTCCGCGGCCCGCGCTCGGCGATAATCTTCGTGCGCGAGGAGCATGCGAAAAAGCTCGACAAAACGATTTTTCCCGGCATGTACGGCGGCCCGCACATGAATCAAATCGCCGCGGTTGCCGTTTGCCTTTTTGAAGCCACGCAACCCAGCTTCAAGCGCTATGCTGCCCAAGTCGTCAAAAACTCCAAGGTTTTGGCGCGGAGTCTCCAGTCACTCGGTTGGCGTATCATCTCCGGCGGCACAGATACGCATCTTTTCCTCGTTGATACGTGGATGGAGGGGAAGGGCATTGGCGGCAAGGAGGCTGCGGAGAGGCTTGAGGCGGCGGAAATTATTGTTAATAAAAACGCGATTCCCTTCGACACCCGTCCGCCAACCGACCCATCCGGCATTCGCCTCGGGACCGCGGCCGAGACAACGCGTGGAAAGAAAAAGGAGGATATGATAGAAATTGCAGAGAGGATTGATAGTTGTTTGAAATCGTAG
- the purD gene encoding phosphoribosylamine--glycine ligase yields MKILIVGSGAREHALAAKIAESPLVETLYAAPGNAGMEMVTLRSSGFSLEPVHIQASDINGLCSFAKCVSVDLTVVGPEIPLALGVVDRFLEWGLPIVGPTMAAARLEASKIFAKQLMWGLGIPTASGAVFCGDDVCLASVLGYAEEHFRRVKGPLVIKQDGLAGGKGVTIVRTPEEAEASIRAHLEEWRFGDGGRGLVLEKYLGGEELSFHVVARGEEFVVLPTAQDYKFLYASAEDGALGDNWMTGGMGAYAPVRITAALYKKIIDRIVRPTLAGMSARRTPFNGVLYIGLMIVEDEPYVLEFNVRFGDPEAQVILPLIPGDIVPLLLACASGRRFLTGEYRELASFVLPGGESSGYAVCVVLTSDGYAKEKKHGRHVIAGLDVVATLPHTRVYHASTVRGSDGGFQALDGNRVLSVVGEGDTHEDALERAYTAVEKIFWPGMYFRRDIGFLKKDSTWTKQR; encoded by the coding sequence ATGAAAATTTTGATTGTCGGCTCTGGCGCTCGGGAGCACGCGCTTGCGGCAAAGATTGCGGAAAGTCCACTTGTGGAGACGCTCTACGCAGCACCCGGAAATGCGGGGATGGAGATGGTGACCCTTCGATCGAGTGGTTTCTCGCTCGAGCCTGTACATATACAGGCGAGTGACATAAACGGCCTGTGTTCGTTTGCAAAGTGTGTAAGCGTTGATCTTACGGTCGTTGGTCCAGAAATTCCTCTTGCCCTCGGCGTTGTCGATCGATTTCTCGAGTGGGGTTTGCCGATTGTCGGGCCGACGATGGCTGCAGCGAGGCTCGAGGCGTCGAAGATTTTTGCCAAGCAACTCATGTGGGGTCTCGGGATTCCGACGGCCTCGGGGGCAGTTTTCTGTGGTGATGATGTGTGTCTCGCCTCGGTCCTCGGGTATGCCGAGGAGCACTTTCGTCGCGTAAAGGGGCCGCTCGTTATCAAGCAGGATGGTCTCGCTGGCGGCAAGGGGGTGACCATCGTCCGTACGCCCGAGGAAGCGGAGGCGAGCATCCGTGCTCATCTTGAAGAGTGGCGTTTCGGTGACGGCGGCAGAGGACTTGTGCTCGAGAAGTACCTCGGAGGGGAAGAGCTCTCGTTCCATGTCGTTGCTCGCGGCGAGGAGTTTGTGGTTCTCCCCACGGCGCAGGATTATAAATTTCTCTACGCATCAGCGGAGGACGGGGCTCTTGGCGATAACTGGATGACCGGCGGGATGGGGGCATATGCACCAGTCCGCATTACAGCGGCGCTGTATAAGAAAATCATTGATCGTATCGTGCGTCCGACACTCGCCGGCATGAGCGCGCGCCGTACGCCATTTAATGGCGTGCTCTATATAGGTCTTATGATTGTCGAGGATGAACCGTACGTCCTCGAGTTTAACGTGCGGTTCGGCGATCCTGAGGCGCAGGTGATCCTTCCGTTGATCCCGGGCGATATCGTGCCCCTGCTCCTCGCGTGCGCATCGGGAAGGAGGTTCCTCACAGGCGAGTATCGTGAACTGGCATCGTTTGTGCTCCCGGGAGGAGAATCGTCGGGATATGCGGTCTGCGTCGTTCTCACCAGTGATGGGTATGCGAAAGAAAAAAAGCACGGTCGGCACGTGATTGCAGGGCTCGATGTTGTCGCGACGCTGCCCCACACGCGCGTCTATCACGCGAGCACAGTTCGCGGGAGCGACGGCGGGTTTCAGGCGCTCGACGGTAACCGTGTGTTAAGTGTCGTGGGAGAAGGTGATACGCACGAAGACGCATTGGAGAGAGCGTATACTGCGGTCGAAAAAATTTTTTGGCCTGGGATGTATTTCCGCAGGGACATTGGGTTCCTAAAAAAGGATAGTACATGGACAAAACAGCGCTGA
- a CDS encoding phosphatase PAP2 family protein: protein MNTALFLLLHSFADRSAALDAFIVFVADYLAFIFFFALLAYEGWQWMKGRRARARELLRAIGIAGLAWIIAEAVKFFVASPRPFLVIEGIAPLIRHGGYDSFPSGHVTFFFALGVALFLSARRPFFGKTSGVEREPRTLQQRAGRRETPDVEEKNGLVNRLLGTLFMVAALLMGLARVAAGIHWPIDVLGGIILGCGMALLAQGSGDFKTEHQQT, encoded by the coding sequence GTGAATACGGCACTTTTTTTACTTCTGCACTCATTTGCAGATCGCTCTGCGGCACTCGACGCCTTCATTGTGTTCGTGGCCGACTACCTCGCCTTTATTTTCTTTTTCGCGCTGCTCGCCTACGAGGGTTGGCAGTGGATGAAAGGGAGACGAGCACGGGCGCGAGAGTTGCTCCGTGCTATCGGCATCGCGGGCTTAGCGTGGATTATTGCCGAAGCGGTGAAATTTTTTGTCGCAAGCCCGCGGCCGTTTTTGGTGATTGAAGGCATTGCGCCGCTCATTCGGCATGGCGGCTATGACTCGTTCCCGTCAGGGCACGTTACGTTTTTTTTCGCGCTTGGTGTCGCGCTTTTTCTTTCGGCACGTCGTCCATTTTTCGGGAAAACATCGGGTGTTGAGAGGGAGCCCCGCACTCTGCAACAGAGAGCGGGGCGACGGGAAACGCCGGATGTTGAGGAGAAAAATGGACTCGTAAATCGTCTGCTCGGCACTCTTTTCATGGTCGCCGCGCTCCTCATGGGCCTTGCCCGCGTCGCGGCAGGCATCCACTGGCCGATCGATGTGCTTGGGGGAATCATCCTCGGCTGCGGTATGGCGTTATTAGCGCAGGGCAGTGGGGACTTCAAAACAGAGCACCAGCAGACCTGA
- a CDS encoding sugar transferase, producing the protein MTIRSKTESLLLFIGDVALFFAALWVTLLVRYAAVPSAHIWTLHFAPFALLFVAWVIVFYIAGLYGKHTLMLKSKLPTTILNAQLVNMALAVGFFYFIPLFVITPKVHLFIYLGISFVMILLWRIYGHRAFGFRKREKAILIGSGEEMRELRDEVNHNRSYSLSFVSSVDLDEIDALDFEEEIIRRLYSEGIGVVVIHFRSEKVEPVLPRLYNLIFSHIRFIDMHRVYEDIFDRVPLSLLQYSWFLENISFAPSRLYDILKRAMDLTLSALAGLVTLPLYPLVYCAIKLDDGGPIFVFQTRVGQNNHPVRLIKFRTMSFDDGGQWGDANYNEVTRVGNFLRRTRLDELPQLFNVLRGDISLIGPRPEFPEAVKEYEAQIPYYGVRHLIKPGLSGWAQIHHQKHPHHSVDIVETENKLAYDLYYIKNRSFMLDVKIAVKTLRILASRSGL; encoded by the coding sequence ATGACTATCCGCTCCAAAACTGAATCCCTGCTTCTCTTCATCGGCGATGTCGCGCTGTTTTTTGCTGCGCTGTGGGTGACACTCCTCGTGCGCTACGCCGCCGTACCGTCAGCGCACATCTGGACGCTCCACTTCGCACCATTCGCGCTCCTCTTTGTCGCGTGGGTCATCGTCTTCTACATTGCGGGCCTCTACGGCAAGCACACGCTTATGCTGAAGAGCAAGCTCCCGACGACGATCCTCAACGCCCAGCTCGTGAATATGGCCCTCGCCGTGGGCTTCTTTTATTTCATCCCGCTCTTCGTCATTACGCCGAAGGTACACCTTTTCATCTATCTCGGCATCTCATTCGTGATGATCCTCCTCTGGCGCATCTACGGCCACCGAGCGTTTGGTTTCCGCAAGCGGGAGAAGGCGATCCTCATCGGCTCCGGCGAGGAGATGCGTGAGCTCCGCGACGAGGTCAACCACAACCGTAGTTATTCGCTCTCGTTCGTTTCCTCGGTGGATCTCGACGAGATCGATGCTCTCGACTTTGAGGAGGAGATCATCCGACGGCTCTATAGCGAGGGGATCGGCGTCGTCGTTATCCACTTCCGCTCCGAGAAGGTGGAGCCGGTCCTTCCCCGTCTCTATAACTTGATTTTCTCCCACATTCGTTTCATAGACATGCACCGCGTGTACGAGGACATTTTTGACCGCGTGCCGCTCTCGCTCCTCCAGTATAGCTGGTTCCTCGAGAACATCTCCTTCGCGCCAAGCCGGCTCTACGACATCCTGAAGCGCGCGATGGACCTTACGCTCTCGGCCCTCGCGGGACTTGTGACGCTGCCGCTCTACCCACTGGTCTATTGCGCGATAAAGCTCGACGACGGCGGGCCGATTTTTGTCTTTCAGACGCGTGTGGGCCAGAATAATCATCCGGTGCGCCTCATTAAGTTTCGTACCATGAGTTTTGACGATGGCGGGCAGTGGGGAGACGCAAACTATAATGAAGTGACTCGAGTGGGAAATTTTTTGCGCAGGACGCGTCTTGATGAGCTTCCGCAGCTCTTTAACGTGTTACGTGGCGATATTTCACTGATAGGCCCACGTCCGGAATTTCCAGAGGCGGTAAAAGAGTACGAAGCGCAGATTCCATATTACGGCGTACGCCATCTTATAAAGCCGGGGCTTTCCGGCTGGGCACAGATACATCATCAAAAACACCCACATCACAGCGTTGACATTGTGGAGACCGAGAACAAGCTCGCCTACGACCTCTACTACATCAAAAACCGTTCATTCATGCTTGATGTGAAAATCGCGGTTAAGACACTGCGGATATTGGCGTCAAGGAGTGGGCTCTAA
- the rodA gene encoding rod shape-determining protein RodA, translated as MSFHVLRHIDWLLLGAAALIVSVGLVTMYSFRGENIFFARQIVWGAGAITMACALSFIDFHFLRRPGVLVGLFGAFCVLLLFLIFFGTSVRGVQSWLDLGSFRVQPADPAKLVLILLLAKYFSRRHIEIAHVRHILVSGFYAGVLFLLVLLQPDFGSAIIIASLWLGMVAISGISKRHLALVLATGLLGASTLWLFVFEDYQRARLVSFLNPMADLQGAGYNAYQSVVAIGSGGLFGKGIGFGSQSRLRFLPEYETDFIFAAFAEEWGFIGVVMLCALFAIIIWRLLRASIRGATNFETLFAAGLAVLIMSHATVHIGMNLGLLPVTGTPLPFMSYGGSHLFTEFIGIGILMGMRRYGRATHRSELAREEVDVTP; from the coding sequence ATGTCTTTCCATGTCCTTCGCCACATCGACTGGCTTCTCCTCGGCGCAGCGGCGCTCATTGTGTCTGTCGGCCTCGTGACCATGTACTCCTTTCGCGGGGAGAACATTTTTTTTGCGCGGCAGATTGTCTGGGGGGCAGGAGCGATTACGATGGCGTGTGCTTTAAGCTTTATCGACTTTCATTTTTTGCGAAGGCCCGGAGTGCTCGTGGGCCTTTTTGGGGCGTTTTGCGTCCTCCTTCTCTTCTTGATTTTTTTCGGTACGAGCGTGCGTGGGGTGCAGAGCTGGCTTGATCTCGGGTCATTTCGCGTACAGCCGGCGGATCCGGCGAAGCTCGTCCTCATTCTCCTCCTCGCGAAATACTTTTCGCGCCGTCACATCGAGATCGCGCACGTGCGCCATATTTTGGTCTCGGGGTTCTATGCAGGTGTGCTTTTTTTGCTTGTGCTCTTGCAGCCGGATTTCGGATCGGCGATCATCATCGCATCGCTCTGGCTTGGCATGGTCGCGATATCCGGCATCTCGAAGCGCCACCTCGCTTTGGTCCTCGCGACTGGGCTACTTGGCGCGAGCACGTTGTGGCTCTTTGTCTTCGAAGATTACCAGCGTGCACGTCTCGTCAGCTTCCTCAATCCGATGGCCGATCTCCAAGGTGCCGGATACAACGCGTATCAGTCCGTCGTCGCGATTGGCTCCGGCGGGCTCTTTGGTAAGGGCATCGGCTTTGGGAGTCAATCGCGGCTGCGCTTTCTTCCCGAATACGAGACGGATTTCATCTTTGCAGCGTTTGCAGAGGAGTGGGGGTTTATCGGCGTCGTGATGCTCTGTGCGCTCTTCGCCATTATTATCTGGCGGCTTCTCCGGGCATCGATCCGTGGCGCGACTAATTTTGAGACGCTCTTTGCTGCTGGGCTCGCCGTGCTCATCATGAGTCACGCGACTGTCCATATCGGAATGAATCTAGGCCTCCTTCCGGTCACCGGCACGCCGCTGCCGTTTATGAGCTACGGTGGCTCGCACCTCTTTACCGAATTCATCGGCATCGGGATTTTAATGGGCATGCGGCGCTATGGCCGCGCCACACATCGAAGCGAGCTCGCACGGGAGGAGGTGGATGTAACGCCATAG
- the secD gene encoding protein translocase subunit SecD, which produces MHKPRLWAIVILLTGVAAGYLIFASERAGGRFAFKLGLDLAGGTQLVYRADLSSLEEGETREAMQALRDVVERRVNLFGVSEPLVQLERSSALALGEREERLIVELPGVTDIDEAVALIGQTPLLEFKLLSREASPEVAGASDVAENGSTLHPPPSTFESTGLTGRFLKRAQLQFTGGGQSEAFAEPVVALQFNSEGAERFAAITREHVGEVLAIFLDGKPITTPVIRDEITSGEAIITGSFTPEAARELVRDLNLGALPVPIELISTQNVGATLGREALDAGVKAGLAGLAAVAVFLIFWYRLEGAVASLALALYVIAMLALFKLVPVTLTAAGITGFILSLGMAVDANILIFERIKDERLGGGARTDAIAAGFKRAWDPIRDANLSSLITAAVLFWFGTSLVQGFALTFGIGVVVSMFTAVTISRTLLVATETGQHRLEIRSTHHPAGRRI; this is translated from the coding sequence ATGCACAAGCCACGATTATGGGCTATCGTGATTCTCCTCACCGGGGTTGCGGCGGGGTATCTTATATTCGCGAGCGAGCGCGCGGGCGGGCGATTTGCCTTTAAGCTCGGGCTTGATCTTGCGGGCGGCACGCAGCTTGTCTACCGCGCTGACCTCTCGAGCCTCGAGGAGGGTGAGACGCGCGAGGCCATGCAGGCGCTGCGGGACGTCGTGGAGCGCCGCGTTAACCTTTTCGGCGTCTCGGAGCCCTTGGTCCAGCTCGAGCGATCAAGCGCCTTGGCCCTCGGGGAGCGCGAGGAGCGGCTCATTGTTGAGCTCCCGGGCGTTACCGACATTGACGAGGCGGTCGCTCTTATCGGCCAGACGCCGCTTCTCGAGTTCAAGCTCCTCTCGCGCGAAGCCTCGCCCGAGGTAGCAGGTGCCAGCGACGTCGCAGAGAACGGTTCCACCCTCCACCCTCCACCCTCCACCTTCGAGTCCACTGGCCTCACTGGCCGCTTTCTGAAGCGCGCGCAGCTTCAGTTCACCGGCGGGGGTCAGAGCGAGGCATTTGCCGAGCCGGTGGTCGCGCTTCAGTTCAACTCTGAGGGCGCGGAGCGCTTCGCCGCGATCACGCGCGAGCACGTTGGCGAAGTGCTCGCCATTTTTCTCGACGGTAAGCCGATCACGACGCCGGTGATCCGCGACGAGATCACCAGCGGCGAGGCTATTATTACCGGCTCATTTACACCCGAGGCCGCGCGTGAGCTCGTGCGCGATCTTAACCTCGGCGCACTGCCGGTGCCGATTGAACTCATCTCAACGCAGAACGTCGGCGCGACGCTTGGGCGCGAGGCGCTCGACGCTGGCGTCAAGGCCGGGCTCGCGGGTCTTGCCGCGGTTGCCGTTTTCCTTATATTTTGGTATCGCCTCGAGGGCGCGGTAGCATCCCTTGCGCTCGCGCTCTACGTAATCGCAATGCTCGCGCTCTTCAAGCTGGTACCCGTGACACTCACCGCGGCTGGTATCACGGGCTTCATCCTCTCGCTCGGTATGGCGGTTGATGCGAACATTCTCATCTTCGAGCGCATTAAGGATGAGCGGCTGGGCGGGGGGGCGCGTACTGATGCGATCGCCGCGGGTTTCAAGCGCGCGTGGGATCCGATCCGCGACGCCAACCTCTCGAGCCTCATCACCGCCGCGGTGCTCTTCTGGTTCGGCACCTCCCTCGTCCAGGGCTTTGCACTCACATTCGGGATCGGCGTCGTAGTCTCGATGTTCACTGCCGTGACGATTTCCCGCACGCTCCTTGTGGCGACCGAGACGGGGCAGCACCGTCTCGAAATCAGAAGCACGCATCATCCCGCTGGCAGACGAATTTGA
- a CDS encoding glycosyltransferase family 4 protein produces the protein MSNNQKILYVITKSNWGGAQRYVYDLAVAAKSYKLKANSSEAIVALGGDGALKDKLEAAGVRVVPVLALERDVGITKDVRAFFALLALYRREQPDVIHLNSSKAAGIGVLAARAYRFVVLVTSYQLPVPKIIVTLHGLPHLEPRPFWQRQLIKIFTWFTMLLAHQTITVSEHDRRIVEKWPGLRRKVVTIWNGIETTEYMPTTEARKEILTRAAISNFPAFTEAPAGKQFPISNKISNVKFQTPVPDLWIGTIAELHPNKGLDTLIEALALLKAKSYQLKAFLIGSGELRGSLASLIAERDLGEHVVLTGHIENAAELLPAFDLFVLPSRKEGLPYVLIEALHAGVPIIATRVGGIPEIVIHEETGLLVAPNDSTALAEAIERLASDIELRARLGTSARESARMFSLERMITRTYAVYEN, from the coding sequence ATGTCAAATAACCAAAAAATTCTTTACGTAATAACGAAATCAAACTGGGGCGGGGCGCAACGCTACGTCTACGATCTCGCCGTCGCTGCTAAAAGCTATAAGCTAAAAGCTAACAGCTCGGAGGCAATCGTTGCTCTCGGCGGCGACGGGGCCCTCAAAGACAAGCTCGAAGCAGCAGGAGTACGGGTGGTTCCCGTTCTCGCCCTCGAGCGCGACGTCGGCATCACGAAGGACGTTCGCGCGTTCTTCGCTCTGCTTGCGCTCTACCGCCGCGAGCAACCCGATGTCATCCATCTCAACTCCTCCAAAGCCGCCGGCATCGGAGTGCTCGCGGCGCGCGCGTACCGATTCGTCGTCCTAGTTACTAGTTACCAGTTACCAGTCCCCAAAATCATCGTTACTCTCCACGGCCTTCCCCACCTCGAGCCACGTCCGTTCTGGCAACGCCAACTCATCAAAATATTCACGTGGTTTACGATGCTTCTCGCACACCAAACGATCACGGTCTCGGAGCACGATCGACGGATTGTCGAGAAATGGCCGGGGCTGCGGCGCAAAGTGGTAACTATATGGAACGGCATCGAAACAACAGAATACATGCCTACCACAGAGGCACGGAAAGAAATCCTGACACGTGCCGCAATTTCTAATTTCCCCGCCTTCACTGAAGCTCCGGCGGGCAAGCAATTTCCAATTTCCAATAAAATTTCAAATGTCAAATTTCAAACGCCAGTGCCTGATCTATGGATCGGAACTATCGCGGAATTACATCCAAACAAAGGACTCGACACGCTCATCGAGGCGCTCGCACTCCTAAAAGCTAAAAGCTATCAGCTAAAAGCTTTTCTAATCGGTTCCGGTGAACTCCGCGGTTCGCTCGCCTCGCTCATCGCCGAGCGCGACCTCGGCGAGCATGTTGTGCTCACCGGACACATTGAAAACGCAGCAGAGCTTCTGCCTGCCTTTGACCTTTTTGTACTCCCCTCGCGCAAAGAAGGCCTGCCGTACGTGCTCATCGAGGCGCTCCACGCAGGCGTGCCGATTATTGCAACACGGGTCGGCGGCATACCGGAGATCGTCATACATGAGGAAACCGGTTTGCTCGTTGCGCCCAACGACAGCACCGCGCTCGCCGAGGCAATCGAGCGCCTCGCGAGCGACATCGAGCTTAGAGCACGACTCGGCACGAGCGCGCGCGAGAGCGCACGAATGTTTTCGCTCGAGCGAATGATAACAAGGACTTACGCGGTATATGAAAACTGA